From a single Sneathia sanguinegens genomic region:
- a CDS encoding L-lactate dehydrogenase: protein MKKTNKVSIIGAGFVGSATTLAIAESGLASHIVLVDINKNKAQGEALDIAHGAAFMKSVEITAGDYKDTTDSDIVVITAGAGQKPGESRLDLIGKNLNIFKQMIPQIVRYSPNSILLVVANPVDILTYFTYKLSGFPATRVIGSGTVLDTSRLKYHLAKIFDIDAKSVHGFMIGEHGDSEFPVWSALSVGPLSIEEYCRLVNIELEELKKTVTHNVKNAAYEIIEKKGYTNYAIGLAVRRIVEAILRDEKSILTISTYNPISEVYYSVPNVVGRNGQIMKICPELNKEEREKLDESMKILKEVINKFEL from the coding sequence ATGAAAAAAACTAATAAAGTTTCAATTATTGGAGCTGGCTTTGTAGGTTCAGCTACTACTCTTGCAATTGCAGAATCTGGACTTGCTTCTCACATTGTTTTGGTTGATATAAACAAGAATAAGGCTCAAGGTGAAGCCTTGGATATAGCACATGGTGCGGCATTTATGAAATCTGTAGAAATAACTGCAGGAGATTATAAAGATACTACTGATTCAGACATAGTTGTAATTACTGCTGGTGCTGGTCAAAAACCTGGAGAATCAAGATTAGATTTAATAGGAAAAAATTTAAATATTTTCAAACAAATGATACCACAAATTGTAAGATATTCTCCAAATAGTATTTTACTTGTTGTTGCAAACCCAGTAGATATACTAACTTATTTCACTTATAAACTTTCTGGTTTCCCTGCTACAAGAGTAATAGGTAGTGGAACAGTACTTGATACTTCAAGATTAAAATATCATCTTGCAAAAATATTTGATATAGATGCTAAGAGTGTACATGGCTTTATGATAGGTGAACATGGGGACAGTGAATTTCCTGTATGGTCTGCTTTAAGTGTTGGTCCTTTATCAATAGAAGAATATTGTAGATTAGTTAATATTGAATTAGAAGAACTTAAGAAAACAGTTACTCACAATGTTAAAAATGCTGCTTATGAAATAATTGAAAAAAAAGGATATACAAATTATGCAATAGGTTTAGCTGTTCGTCGTATTGTTGAGGCAATTTTAAGAGATGAAAAATCAATTTTAACAATTTCTACATACAACCCTATAAGTGAAGTATATTATTCAGTACCTAATGTAGTAGGTAGAAATGGTCAAATAATGAAAATTTGCCCTGAATTAAACAAAGAAGAAAGAGAAAAATTAGATGAATCTATGAAAATTTTAAAAGAAGTTATAAATAAATTTGAACTATAA
- the glmU gene encoding bifunctional UDP-N-acetylglucosamine diphosphorylase/glucosamine-1-phosphate N-acetyltransferase GlmU, which translates to MLSIILAAGKGTRMKSNLPKVLHKVNGKPMLQKVIETTSKFGDILLVLGYKKEQIIENFPTYPYVVQEEQLGTGHAIKIAKEYLKNADTVLITYGDGPLLSSETIKSMQDKFFKNNLDCLLLTCYLDEPKGYGRILKDSMNKVIDIVEEKEATEEIKKINEINVGVYLFKAKSLLNIIDKIDNNNLKGEYYLTDAIKLLNSNGYICDSLTLKDKNEMLGVNSKIDLAKVSNILLQKKLTSLMENGVTIIDPTSTYIEDDVIIGSDTIIYPNTIITGKTTIGSNCLVFSSRIEDSEIADNVKIDNSVIESSTLKNEVTIGPFAHLRKGTILNEKVHIGNFVEVKNSTLHKGVKSGHLTYLGDAIIGENTNIGAGTITCNYDGVHKNKTQIGANSFIGSNSIFVAPINVGANVLTAAGSVITKDIEDDKLAFGRARQVIINKKK; encoded by the coding sequence ATGTTATCAATAATTTTAGCTGCTGGTAAAGGTACTAGAATGAAATCTAATTTACCAAAAGTTTTACATAAGGTTAATGGTAAGCCAATGTTACAAAAGGTTATAGAAACAACTAGCAAATTTGGAGATATACTTTTAGTTTTAGGGTATAAAAAAGAACAAATTATAGAAAATTTTCCAACATACCCTTATGTTGTACAAGAAGAACAATTAGGTACTGGACATGCTATTAAAATTGCAAAAGAATATTTAAAAAATGCTGATACTGTTTTAATTACTTATGGCGATGGTCCTTTATTGTCTTCAGAAACAATAAAATCAATGCAAGATAAATTTTTTAAAAACAACTTAGACTGTCTACTACTTACTTGTTATTTAGATGAGCCTAAAGGTTATGGAAGAATTTTAAAAGATTCTATGAATAAAGTTATTGATATAGTTGAAGAAAAAGAAGCTACTGAAGAAATAAAAAAAATAAATGAAATTAATGTTGGAGTTTATTTATTCAAAGCAAAAAGCTTACTTAATATCATAGATAAAATAGATAACAATAATCTTAAAGGCGAATATTATTTAACAGATGCCATAAAATTATTGAATTCTAATGGTTATATCTGTGATAGCCTAACTCTAAAAGATAAAAATGAAATGTTAGGTGTAAATTCAAAAATTGATTTGGCAAAAGTATCAAATATTTTATTACAAAAAAAATTAACTTCATTAATGGAAAATGGTGTTACAATTATTGATCCAACATCTACATACATTGAAGATGATGTTATTATAGGTTCAGATACAATAATTTATCCTAATACTATTATTACTGGAAAAACTACTATTGGATCTAATTGTCTTGTATTTTCTTCAAGAATTGAAGATAGCGAAATAGCTGACAATGTAAAAATAGATAATAGCGTTATAGAAAGTTCTACTTTAAAAAATGAAGTTACAATTGGTCCTTTTGCACATTTAAGAAAAGGTACAATTTTAAATGAAAAGGTTCACATAGGTAATTTTGTAGAAGTTAAAAATTCTACTTTGCACAAAGGTGTAAAATCTGGACATTTAACTTACCTTGGAGATGCTATCATAGGCGAAAATACTAATATTGGTGCTGGTACTATTACATGTAATTATGATGGTGTTCACAAAAATAAAACTCAAATAGGTGCTAATTCATTTATTGGAAGTAATTCTATATTTGTTGCTCCAATTAATGTAGGTGCTAATGTTCTTACTGCAGCGGGTAGTGTAATTACAAAAGATATTGAAGATGATAAACTTGCATTTGGTCGTGCAAGACAAGTTATTATTAATAAAAAAAAGTAG
- a CDS encoding ribose-phosphate diphosphokinase, which yields MKEHEIKIFAGTSSFKLANKIADKLGTKLGDRDIIKFADGEFFAKANCTVRGCKVFIIQSTSKPVNENIMELLVFIDSLKRASASEIIAVMPYYGYARQDRKASPREPITSKLIADLLTTAGATRVVTMDLHAKQIQGFFNIPVDHMEALPIFAKYFINQGFTNENTVVVSPDVGGVKRARNLATWLHMPLAIIDKRRPQANICEVMNIIGDVKGKRAILIDDIIDTAGTICNAAKALKEAGATEVFACATHAVFSGEAVQRLKNSEFTKVIVTDSIQLNDDQLFDKLKIVSASTMFAETIHRIYNEEPISDLFALPNNIDESNE from the coding sequence ATGAAAGAACACGAAATTAAAATTTTCGCTGGAACTTCAAGTTTTAAATTAGCAAATAAAATTGCTGACAAACTCGGTACTAAGCTTGGAGATAGAGATATCATTAAATTTGCTGATGGTGAATTTTTTGCAAAAGCTAATTGTACCGTAAGAGGTTGTAAAGTATTTATTATACAATCTACCTCGAAACCTGTTAATGAAAATATTATGGAATTATTAGTTTTTATTGACTCGTTAAAAAGAGCTTCTGCTTCTGAAATTATTGCTGTTATGCCTTATTATGGTTATGCAAGACAAGATAGAAAAGCTAGTCCAAGAGAACCAATTACTTCAAAGTTAATTGCTGATCTTTTAACAACTGCTGGTGCTACAAGAGTAGTTACTATGGATTTACATGCTAAACAAATACAAGGGTTCTTTAATATTCCAGTTGATCACATGGAAGCCTTACCTATATTTGCAAAGTATTTTATAAACCAAGGTTTCACAAATGAAAATACTGTAGTTGTCTCACCTGATGTTGGTGGTGTTAAAAGAGCAAGAAACTTGGCTACTTGGTTACATATGCCTCTAGCAATAATTGATAAAAGAAGACCACAAGCAAACATTTGCGAAGTAATGAATATTATTGGTGATGTTAAGGGTAAAAGAGCTATTTTAATAGATGATATTATTGATACTGCTGGTACTATTTGTAATGCTGCAAAAGCTTTAAAAGAAGCTGGTGCTACTGAAGTATTTGCTTGTGCCACACATGCTGTATTTTCAGGAGAAGCCGTACAAAGACTTAAAAACTCTGAATTTACAAAAGTTATAGTTACAGATTCAATTCAATTAAATGACGATCAATTATTTGATAAATTAAAAATAGTTTCTGCAAGTACAATGTTTGCTGAAACTATTCATAGAATATACAATGAAGAGCCTATTAGCGACCTTTTTGCTCTTCCAAATAATATAGATGAAAGTAATGAATAA
- a CDS encoding L-threonylcarbamoyladenylate synthase, with protein sequence MNNNFEKAIQLLQEGRAIIIPTDTVYGLAAIPTKKAINLLYTLKKRDKAKKILALVADYSDFEKLTTDVDYKLIKHFLPGALSIICKTNKEFLPLLGPTIGIRIPDCDLTRNLIRKVGGILMTTSANISGEPPATKISSISKELLDNVPLILETDKHLSGIPSTIISYLDNHYTLIRSGQIDFKDILKIGGKK encoded by the coding sequence ATGAATAATAATTTTGAAAAAGCCATACAATTATTACAAGAAGGTCGTGCAATAATAATTCCAACTGATACTGTGTATGGTTTAGCTGCTATTCCTACAAAAAAAGCTATAAATCTTTTATATACACTAAAAAAAAGAGATAAAGCTAAAAAGATTCTAGCCTTAGTAGCTGATTATTCAGACTTTGAAAAATTAACTACTGATGTTGATTATAAACTTATAAAACATTTTTTACCTGGTGCTTTAAGCATAATTTGTAAGACAAACAAAGAATTTTTACCTTTATTAGGTCCTACTATTGGCATCAGAATTCCAGACTGCGATTTAACTCGTAATTTGATTAGAAAAGTTGGTGGCATACTTATGACAACAAGTGCTAATATTTCTGGCGAACCCCCTGCTACAAAGATTAGCTCTATTTCTAAAGAGTTGTTAGATAATGTTCCTTTAATACTTGAAACTGATAAACATTTATCTGGTATACCTTCAACTATTATCTCATATTTGGATAATCATTATACTTTAATTCGCTCTGGGCAAATTGATTTTAAAGACATTTTGAAGATTGGAGGAAAAAAATAA